From a single Methylacidiphilum kamchatkense Kam1 genomic region:
- a CDS encoding glucose-1-phosphate adenylyltransferase, producing MNRSHLFSFSPMDVITVILGGGAGTRLFPLTKERAKPAVPIAGKYRLVDIPISLSINSGLRRIFILTQFNSSSLHRHIQQTYRFDDYSQGFVEILAAQQTPKGAYWYQGTADAVRQNLIHFASHPHDMVLILAGDQLYKMDYRVMIEQHIETCADVTVGITPVPMKQASALGILRVNEEKRIVAFVEKPKEKEVLKEFAISDPFLSLYHIPKDSAYYFASMGIYVFNRKTLSNALVGAEPDFGKDIIPSLIRTHRVYSYIYPGYWEDIGTISAFYQANLDLCHLHSNFDFYDSHFPIFTRPRYLPPSKILDATIENSLIAEGCIITGAKITHSLIGIRSIVQPETCLKDTVLLGNDYYETESQALSAEGHGLPRIGIGNNSFIEKTIIDKNSRIGNNVKISPAGKPQNYDGDFYYIRDGIVIIPRGGVVPHGTII from the coding sequence ATGAATAGATCTCACCTTTTTTCCTTTTCTCCCATGGATGTCATTACAGTGATTCTGGGAGGAGGTGCAGGCACAAGACTGTTCCCACTAACCAAAGAAAGGGCAAAACCAGCCGTGCCTATTGCTGGCAAATATCGTCTTGTAGATATCCCCATAAGTTTGTCAATCAATTCTGGGTTAAGAAGAATTTTTATATTAACCCAGTTCAATAGCTCTTCTCTCCATCGACATATCCAGCAGACCTATCGGTTTGATGACTATTCCCAAGGTTTTGTAGAAATTCTGGCTGCGCAGCAGACTCCCAAAGGTGCTTACTGGTATCAGGGTACCGCAGATGCGGTTAGACAAAACCTTATCCATTTTGCCAGTCACCCTCATGATATGGTCTTAATTCTTGCTGGAGACCAACTCTATAAGATGGATTACCGAGTAATGATCGAACAGCATATTGAAACCTGCGCAGATGTGACGGTCGGAATCACCCCTGTTCCCATGAAACAGGCTTCTGCCTTAGGAATCTTAAGGGTCAATGAAGAAAAACGAATAGTGGCCTTCGTGGAAAAACCGAAAGAAAAAGAAGTACTGAAAGAATTTGCTATATCCGATCCTTTTTTAAGTCTTTATCACATACCAAAGGATTCAGCTTACTATTTTGCCTCAATGGGCATTTATGTTTTTAATCGCAAGACCCTTTCCAATGCGCTTGTAGGCGCTGAGCCAGATTTTGGCAAAGATATTATTCCTTCGTTAATCCGCACGCATCGGGTCTATTCTTATATTTATCCTGGCTATTGGGAAGACATTGGAACAATCTCAGCTTTCTACCAAGCCAATTTGGACCTATGTCATCTCCATTCCAATTTTGACTTTTACGATAGCCACTTTCCCATATTTACTCGGCCCAGATATCTTCCGCCCTCCAAAATCCTCGATGCAACAATCGAAAATTCTCTTATTGCGGAAGGCTGTATCATTACGGGAGCGAAAATCACCCATTCTCTCATTGGAATAAGAAGCATTGTTCAACCAGAAACTTGCCTCAAAGATACCGTGCTTCTTGGGAACGACTATTACGAAACAGAAAGTCAGGCGCTAAGCGCAGAAGGCCACGGTCTTCCTAGAATAGGGATTGGCAATAACTCTTTCATTGAAAAAACCATCATCGATAAGAATAGTCGGATTGGCAATAATGTGAAAATTTCTCCTGCCGGCAAGCCTCAGAATTACGATGGTGATTTCTATTATATTCGAGATGGGATCGTTATCATCCCACGAGGCGGAGTCGTTCCTCATGGAACGATTATTTAA
- the glmS gene encoding glutamine--fructose-6-phosphate transaminase (isomerizing): MCGIFAYLGKKKAQPILLDGLKRLEYRGYDSSGIAIFDGTKIEVVKKKGRISELIHLLGKKELDGRLGISHTRWATHGIPSDENAHPHFDQLRHLSLVHNGVIENYQLLKQRLIHLGHTFQSETDTEVLAHLIGHYYELGNEDDPTARLIQALKRSLKEISGTYGIALIHSEVPNLLVGARRGSPLVLGIGNDEYFLSSDVTAICPYAHKVVYLNDGDLVTINPETFDIQSLNKTNNGFEIRDVDQSEMSASLKGFPHYMLKEIYDQPEAIRNAFRGRLIQEEATAKLGGLNMSPQELLRIERIQVIGCGSARHAGIVGEYLIESLAHIPVEVEFSSEFRYKNSPIDRHTVVIAVSQSGETADTLAAVKEAKRKGLKVLGICNRVGSSIARETEGGVFMHAGPEIAVAATKSFTSQVLIFTLLALLLGRLRFLSAREGHEIVEAIEALPDQVAEVIKLDPQVRELAKKYAHSKRFLLFGRQFQYGVALEGALKIKEVSYCSAEGNPSAELKHGIIALIDQFTPSIFLCPKDGVYDKNISNMEEVKARGGPIIAIATEKDDLVSKIADEVLYIPNAQEYLCPILTVIPLQLFAYHLAIILGKDVDKPRNLAKSVTVE, from the coding sequence ATGTGTGGAATTTTTGCTTACCTTGGGAAAAAGAAGGCACAGCCTATTCTGTTGGATGGGCTCAAGCGGTTGGAATATCGGGGCTATGATTCCAGTGGTATTGCCATTTTCGATGGGACTAAGATTGAGGTGGTAAAAAAAAAGGGAAGAATTTCTGAACTTATCCATCTTCTTGGGAAAAAGGAGTTGGACGGTAGACTGGGGATCAGTCATACCCGCTGGGCCACTCACGGTATTCCTAGCGATGAAAATGCGCATCCACACTTCGACCAGTTGCGCCATCTTTCGTTGGTTCATAATGGAGTTATTGAAAATTACCAACTTTTAAAGCAAAGATTAATCCATTTAGGGCATACCTTTCAATCAGAAACAGACACGGAAGTTTTAGCCCATCTTATAGGTCATTACTATGAGCTGGGAAATGAAGACGATCCCACTGCCAGACTTATCCAAGCACTCAAGCGTTCACTAAAGGAAATTAGTGGCACTTATGGGATTGCTTTGATCCATTCCGAGGTCCCCAACTTGCTTGTAGGGGCTAGAAGAGGTAGTCCCTTGGTCTTGGGAATTGGAAATGATGAGTATTTTTTAAGTAGTGATGTCACAGCGATTTGTCCCTATGCGCATAAAGTTGTCTATTTAAATGATGGAGATCTTGTAACAATCAACCCTGAGACTTTCGATATCCAGTCTTTAAATAAAACTAATAATGGATTTGAAATCCGGGACGTTGATCAATCTGAAATGAGTGCCAGCCTCAAAGGCTTTCCTCATTACATGCTAAAAGAAATTTATGATCAGCCCGAAGCGATTAGGAATGCTTTCCGAGGTAGATTAATCCAGGAAGAAGCAACGGCTAAACTGGGAGGACTGAATATGAGTCCTCAGGAACTACTCAGGATTGAAAGAATCCAAGTTATTGGATGTGGTTCTGCTAGGCATGCTGGGATTGTGGGGGAATATCTTATTGAATCCCTCGCACATATTCCGGTAGAAGTCGAATTTTCAAGTGAATTTCGATATAAGAATTCTCCGATTGATAGGCATACGGTGGTTATTGCTGTGAGCCAATCTGGAGAAACTGCTGATACCCTTGCGGCTGTCAAAGAAGCAAAAAGAAAGGGGCTTAAGGTCCTTGGGATATGTAACCGTGTGGGAAGCTCGATAGCCAGAGAAACAGAAGGGGGAGTCTTTATGCATGCAGGCCCTGAAATCGCGGTGGCGGCTACAAAATCGTTTACTTCCCAAGTCCTTATCTTCACGCTGCTTGCTTTATTATTAGGCAGATTGAGGTTTCTCTCTGCCAGAGAAGGCCATGAAATCGTAGAAGCTATTGAAGCGCTTCCGGATCAAGTGGCCGAAGTCATCAAGTTGGATCCACAAGTCCGAGAGTTGGCAAAAAAGTATGCCCATTCAAAAAGATTTTTGCTCTTTGGACGCCAGTTTCAATATGGAGTGGCATTGGAAGGTGCATTAAAGATAAAGGAAGTTTCCTATTGTAGTGCCGAGGGGAACCCTTCGGCTGAATTAAAACATGGGATTATAGCTTTAATCGATCAATTCACTCCGAGCATTTTTCTTTGTCCTAAAGACGGCGTTTATGACAAAAACATTAGTAATATGGAAGAAGTAAAGGCAAGAGGCGGACCGATTATCGCTATTGCGACGGAAAAAGACGATCTGGTTTCTAAAATTGCCGATGAGGTCTTATATATTCCCAATGCACAAGAGTATTTGTGTCCCATATTAACCGTTATCCCGCTGCAATTGTTTGCGTATCATTTGGCAATTATCTTGGGCAAAGACGTTGATAAACCTAGAAATTTGGCCAAAAGCGTTACGGTAGAATAA
- a CDS encoding NAD(P)H-dependent glycerol-3-phosphate dehydrogenase, whose translation MKIGILGQGKWGKTIKKLLAENGHEPFGFHHTDHPWEQQLDCLCIAIPVQHIRQTLLRFPNPECPVISLSKGLEITTGKRVTEIIKDVWKNENVGALSGPTFSEEISAGLPAAAVVASEKEALGIFFQNIFHSRTFRVYRTTDLVGVELGGALKNVYAIAGGLCYGLALGDNAHASLLTRSLAEMTRLGVTAGGKAETFFGLSGVGDLLLTASSMKSRNFRLGMRIASGIPLTKALSMESTVIEGYPTAFSVYKSALFSKQKKPVADEVYKILYEGKNIQASVMDLLRRQVGEED comes from the coding sequence ATGAAGATCGGTATCCTAGGCCAGGGGAAGTGGGGGAAAACGATAAAAAAACTCCTTGCAGAAAATGGCCATGAACCTTTCGGCTTTCATCATACGGATCATCCGTGGGAACAACAACTTGACTGTCTTTGTATTGCTATTCCTGTTCAGCACATTCGACAAACTCTTCTTCGGTTTCCTAATCCAGAGTGTCCAGTCATAAGTCTAAGTAAAGGATTGGAGATCACCACGGGCAAGAGAGTCACGGAAATCATCAAAGATGTATGGAAAAATGAGAATGTAGGAGCTCTTTCGGGCCCTACCTTTTCAGAAGAAATCTCTGCTGGACTTCCAGCAGCCGCAGTCGTAGCATCTGAAAAAGAAGCTCTAGGAATATTTTTCCAAAATATTTTTCATTCGAGAACCTTTCGCGTTTATCGGACCACCGATCTGGTGGGGGTAGAACTAGGAGGCGCGCTTAAAAATGTTTATGCGATTGCTGGAGGCCTTTGCTATGGACTGGCTCTAGGGGACAATGCTCATGCCTCCCTTTTGACTCGATCCTTAGCAGAAATGACCAGACTAGGAGTGACTGCAGGCGGGAAAGCTGAGACTTTCTTTGGTCTTAGTGGTGTAGGAGATCTCTTGCTTACGGCTAGCAGCATGAAAAGTAGGAATTTTAGGCTTGGGATGAGAATAGCTTCTGGCATTCCTTTGACTAAGGCTTTGTCAATGGAATCAACCGTTATAGAAGGATATCCAACGGCTTTTTCCGTTTACAAAAGCGCTCTTTTTTCTAAACAAAAAAAACCAGTCGCCGATGAAGTCTACAAGATACTCTACGAGGGCAAGAACATTCAAGCTTCAGTAATGGATCTTTTGAGACGGCAAGTCGGTGAAGAAGACTAG